In a single window of the Syngnathus typhle isolate RoL2023-S1 ecotype Sweden linkage group LG19, RoL_Styp_1.0, whole genome shotgun sequence genome:
- the dipk2ab gene encoding divergent protein kinase domain 2Ab isoform X3, with translation MPRGHSWTSTLCANARLFCEEDAGRAGLRRSFPSDEGWPFAKYLGACGRVVAVNYVGEELWSYYHAPWDKRADLARQLMDIAEQLTNNDFEFALYLLDVSFDNFAVGPRDGKVIVVDAENVLVADKRLIKQNKPENYDVWYESRFEECDREACLSFSKDSLCSRVMVDHNYYAVCQNLLSRYATWRGTTGGLLHDPPAHIAKDGQLEALLDECTKPKKRYGRFQAAKELREYLTRLSAASSPARSRTASTEEPSVSWTALLTGFAA, from the exons ATGCCCCGCGGACACTCATGGACGTCCACGCTCTGCGCCAACGCTCGGCTCTTTTGTGAAGAGGACGCAGGACGAGCCGGTCTACGAAGA AGTTTCCCGTCGGACGAAGGCTGGCCTTTCGCCAAGTACCTCGGGGCGTGCGGGCGCGTGGTGGCCGTCAACTACGTGGGCGAAGAGCTGTGGAGCTACTACCACGCACCCTGGGACAAGCGGGCGGACCTGGCCCGGCAGCTGATGGACATCGCCGAGCAGCTGACCAACAACGACTTTGAGTTCGCCCTCTACCTGCTCGACGTCAGCTTCGACAACTTTGCCGTCGGCCCCCGCGACGGAAAGGTCATCGTGGTCGACGCCGAGAACGTCCTAGTGGCCGACAAGCGACTGATCAAGCAGA ACAAACCCGAGAACTACGACGTGTGGTACGAGAGCCGCTTTGAGGAGTGCGACCGAGAGGCCTGCCTGTCCTTCTCCAAGGACTCTCTATGCTCCCGGGTAATGGTGGACCACAACTACTACGCTGTGTGCCAGAACCTGCTGTCGCGCTATGCCACCTGGCGCGGCACCACCGGGGGCCTCCTTCACGATCCGCCCGCCCACATAGCCAAAGACGGCCAGCTGGAGGCGCTGCTGGACGAGTGCACCAAGCCCAAGAAGCGATACGGACGCTTCCAGGCGGCCAAAGAACTGCGCGAGTACCTCACGCGGCTCTCGGCCGCCTCCTCGCCCGCCAG GAGCAGGACGGCGTCTACGGAAGAGCCTTCGGTTTCATGGACTGCTTTACTGACTGGCTTTGCCGCCTGA
- the dipk2ab gene encoding divergent protein kinase domain 2Ab isoform X1 — translation MLRFLPLKLGRVYRCLKLLFVVGLFVILLMNTHNLFASFQKNELTDRRFINLNKCPACFGTSWCRKFMNSQVSFETWGRLRFLDIFNVKNVYFAQYGEPREGTRRIVLKRLGSNQELAEIDQKICKRATGRPRCDLIQAMYKTEFARINGDVRLLTPEVVEGWSDLVHCPSQRLLDRVVRRYAETKDSGSFLLKNLKDTERMQLLMTLAFNPEPLVLQSFPSDEGWPFAKYLGACGRVVAVNYVGEELWSYYHAPWDKRADLARQLMDIAEQLTNNDFEFALYLLDVSFDNFAVGPRDGKVIVVDAENVLVADKRLIKQNKPENYDVWYESRFEECDREACLSFSKDSLCSRVMVDHNYYAVCQNLLSRYATWRGTTGGLLHDPPAHIAKDGQLEALLDECTKPKKRYGRFQAAKELREYLTRLSAASSPARSRTASTEEPSVSWTALLTGFAA, via the exons ATGCTGCGCTTCCTCCCTCTCAAACTCGGCCGCGTGTACCGCTGTCTGAAGCTCCTGTTTGTGGTGGGACTGTTTGTCATCTTGCTGATGAACACCCACAACCTGTTCGCCTCGTTCCAAAAGAACGAGCTCACGGACCGTCGCTTCATCAACCTCAACAAGTGTCCCGCCTGCTTCGGCACCAGCTGGTGTCGCAAATTCATGAACAGTCAGGTTTCCTTTGAGACGTGGGGGCGCCTGCGCTTCCTCGACATCTTCAACGTCAAGAATGTTTACTTTGCCCAATACGGAGAGCCCAGGGAAGGCACGCGTCGCATCGTGCTGAAGCGGCTGGGCTCCAACCAAGAGCTGGCCGAGATAGACCAAAAGATCTGTAAGAGGGCCACGGGCAGGCCTCGCTGCGATCTCATCCAGGCCATGTACAAAACTGAATTTGCTAGGATCAATGGCGACGTTCGTCTTCTTACTCCAGAGGTGGTAGAGGGCTGGTCAGACCTGGTACACTGCCCCTCTCAGCGTCTGCTGGACCGCGTGGTTCGACGCTACGCCGAGACCAAAGACTCTGGAAGCTTTCTCCTCAAGAACCTGAAGGACACGGAGAGAATGCAGCTGCTCATGACCTTGGCATTCAACCCGGAACCACTTGTCCTGCAG AGTTTCCCGTCGGACGAAGGCTGGCCTTTCGCCAAGTACCTCGGGGCGTGCGGGCGCGTGGTGGCCGTCAACTACGTGGGCGAAGAGCTGTGGAGCTACTACCACGCACCCTGGGACAAGCGGGCGGACCTGGCCCGGCAGCTGATGGACATCGCCGAGCAGCTGACCAACAACGACTTTGAGTTCGCCCTCTACCTGCTCGACGTCAGCTTCGACAACTTTGCCGTCGGCCCCCGCGACGGAAAGGTCATCGTGGTCGACGCCGAGAACGTCCTAGTGGCCGACAAGCGACTGATCAAGCAGA ACAAACCCGAGAACTACGACGTGTGGTACGAGAGCCGCTTTGAGGAGTGCGACCGAGAGGCCTGCCTGTCCTTCTCCAAGGACTCTCTATGCTCCCGGGTAATGGTGGACCACAACTACTACGCTGTGTGCCAGAACCTGCTGTCGCGCTATGCCACCTGGCGCGGCACCACCGGGGGCCTCCTTCACGATCCGCCCGCCCACATAGCCAAAGACGGCCAGCTGGAGGCGCTGCTGGACGAGTGCACCAAGCCCAAGAAGCGATACGGACGCTTCCAGGCGGCCAAAGAACTGCGCGAGTACCTCACGCGGCTCTCGGCCGCCTCCTCGCCCGCCAG GAGCAGGACGGCGTCTACGGAAGAGCCTTCGGTTTCATGGACTGCTTTACTGACTGGCTTTGCCGCCTGA
- the dipk2ab gene encoding divergent protein kinase domain 2Ab isoform X2: MLRFLPLKLGRVYRCLKLLFVVGLFVILLMNTHNLFASFQKNELTDRRFINLNKCPACFGTSWCRKFMNSQVSFETWGRLRFLDIFNVKNVYFAQYGEPREGTRRIVLKRLGSNQELAEIDQKICKRATGRPRCDLIQAMYKTEFARINGDVRLLTPEVVEGWSDLVHCPSQRLLDRVVRRYAETKDSGSFLLKNLKDTERMQLLMTLAFNPEPLVLQSFPSDEGWPFAKYLGACGRVVAVNYVGEELWSYYHAPWDKRADLARQLMDIAEQLTNNDFEFALYLLDVSFDNFAVGPRDGKVIVVDAENVLVADKRLIKQNKPENYDVWYESRFEECDREACLSFSKDSLCSRVMVDHNYYAVCQNLLSRYATWRGTTGGLLHDPPAHIAKDGQLEALLDECTKPKKRYGRFQAAKELREYLTRLSAASSPAR, translated from the exons ATGCTGCGCTTCCTCCCTCTCAAACTCGGCCGCGTGTACCGCTGTCTGAAGCTCCTGTTTGTGGTGGGACTGTTTGTCATCTTGCTGATGAACACCCACAACCTGTTCGCCTCGTTCCAAAAGAACGAGCTCACGGACCGTCGCTTCATCAACCTCAACAAGTGTCCCGCCTGCTTCGGCACCAGCTGGTGTCGCAAATTCATGAACAGTCAGGTTTCCTTTGAGACGTGGGGGCGCCTGCGCTTCCTCGACATCTTCAACGTCAAGAATGTTTACTTTGCCCAATACGGAGAGCCCAGGGAAGGCACGCGTCGCATCGTGCTGAAGCGGCTGGGCTCCAACCAAGAGCTGGCCGAGATAGACCAAAAGATCTGTAAGAGGGCCACGGGCAGGCCTCGCTGCGATCTCATCCAGGCCATGTACAAAACTGAATTTGCTAGGATCAATGGCGACGTTCGTCTTCTTACTCCAGAGGTGGTAGAGGGCTGGTCAGACCTGGTACACTGCCCCTCTCAGCGTCTGCTGGACCGCGTGGTTCGACGCTACGCCGAGACCAAAGACTCTGGAAGCTTTCTCCTCAAGAACCTGAAGGACACGGAGAGAATGCAGCTGCTCATGACCTTGGCATTCAACCCGGAACCACTTGTCCTGCAG AGTTTCCCGTCGGACGAAGGCTGGCCTTTCGCCAAGTACCTCGGGGCGTGCGGGCGCGTGGTGGCCGTCAACTACGTGGGCGAAGAGCTGTGGAGCTACTACCACGCACCCTGGGACAAGCGGGCGGACCTGGCCCGGCAGCTGATGGACATCGCCGAGCAGCTGACCAACAACGACTTTGAGTTCGCCCTCTACCTGCTCGACGTCAGCTTCGACAACTTTGCCGTCGGCCCCCGCGACGGAAAGGTCATCGTGGTCGACGCCGAGAACGTCCTAGTGGCCGACAAGCGACTGATCAAGCAGA ACAAACCCGAGAACTACGACGTGTGGTACGAGAGCCGCTTTGAGGAGTGCGACCGAGAGGCCTGCCTGTCCTTCTCCAAGGACTCTCTATGCTCCCGGGTAATGGTGGACCACAACTACTACGCTGTGTGCCAGAACCTGCTGTCGCGCTATGCCACCTGGCGCGGCACCACCGGGGGCCTCCTTCACGATCCGCCCGCCCACATAGCCAAAGACGGCCAGCTGGAGGCGCTGCTGGACGAGTGCACCAAGCCCAAGAAGCGATACGGACGCTTCCAGGCGGCCAAAGAACTGCGCGAGTACCTCACGCGGCTCTCGGCCGCCTCCTCGCCCGCCAGGTAA